In Hamadaea flava, a genomic segment contains:
- a CDS encoding ABC transporter permease, with product MTASTADVVLVAPEATWNRARKTGAVLAGLGLIATVVFGLLASTKTTHYALGTTTSGAAIPIPGKLGAIVFGLIALGAGLALMITQKRFGLWVGVSLGAFVISSLCWQVSQAANGDTIPLGSLAQLTVLAALPLIFGSIGGVLCERTGVVNVAIEGQLLTGAFLGAFLGSVAGSYWVGLLAAAVGGVIISALLAVFAIRYLVDQVVIGIVLNTFALGITGYLYEQIMRSDTQAYNSPPRLPEWDIPLLSKIPIIGPALFQGTILTYAAMVLVAVVTIALYRTRWGLRTRAVGEHPKAADTLGVRVLGLRYTNVLIAGAVAGFGGAYFSMVSATSFTKNLTGGAGFIALAAMIFGRWQPIGALFASLFFGFAGALATTLGSIATPIPSDFLNMLPYIATIFAVAGLVGRVRAPAADGKPYEKGH from the coding sequence ATGACCGCGTCTACTGCGGACGTCGTGCTGGTCGCACCCGAGGCGACCTGGAACCGCGCGCGCAAGACCGGTGCGGTCCTGGCCGGGCTCGGCCTGATCGCGACCGTCGTGTTCGGCCTGCTGGCCAGCACCAAGACCACCCACTACGCACTCGGCACGACCACCTCCGGGGCGGCCATCCCGATCCCGGGCAAGCTCGGCGCGATCGTCTTCGGGCTCATCGCGCTGGGTGCCGGGCTGGCCCTGATGATCACCCAGAAACGGTTCGGACTCTGGGTCGGCGTCTCCCTCGGCGCGTTCGTGATCTCGTCCCTGTGCTGGCAGGTCTCCCAGGCCGCCAACGGCGACACCATCCCGCTGGGCTCGCTGGCCCAGCTGACCGTGCTCGCGGCGCTGCCGCTGATCTTCGGTTCGATCGGCGGCGTCCTGTGCGAGCGGACCGGCGTCGTCAACGTCGCGATCGAGGGTCAGCTGCTCACCGGTGCGTTCCTCGGCGCCTTCCTCGGCTCGGTCGCGGGCAGCTACTGGGTCGGCCTGCTGGCCGCGGCGGTCGGTGGCGTGATCATCTCGGCGCTGCTGGCGGTGTTCGCCATCCGGTACCTGGTGGATCAGGTCGTCATCGGCATCGTGCTCAACACGTTCGCCCTCGGCATCACCGGCTACCTGTACGAGCAGATCATGCGGTCGGACACCCAGGCGTACAACTCGCCGCCGCGGCTGCCGGAGTGGGACATCCCGCTGCTGTCCAAGATCCCGATCATCGGACCGGCCCTGTTCCAGGGCACGATCCTCACGTACGCCGCGATGGTGCTGGTCGCCGTGGTCACGATCGCCCTCTACCGCACCCGGTGGGGGCTGCGGACGCGAGCCGTCGGCGAGCACCCGAAGGCCGCCGACACGCTGGGCGTACGCGTCCTGGGGTTGCGCTACACGAACGTGCTGATCGCCGGGGCGGTCGCCGGGTTCGGTGGGGCGTACTTCTCCATGGTGTCCGCGACGAGCTTCACGAAGAACCTGACCGGCGGCGCGGGCTTCATCGCGCTGGCGGCCATGATCTTCGGCCGGTGGCAGCCGATCGGCGCGCTGTTCGCCTCGCTCTTCTTCGGCTTCGCCGGAGCGCTCGCGACCACGCTGGGCTCCATCGCGACCCCGATCCCGAGCGACTTCCTGAACATGCTGCCCTACATCGCGACCATCTTCGCGGTCGCCGGACTGGTCGGCCGGGTACGCGCGCCGGCCGCCGACGGCAAGCCGTACGAGAAGGGTCATTGA
- a CDS encoding ABC transporter permease, whose protein sequence is MSEQDPPVEPGGDADSGSETGGGQAFPVNPTPVPSAAQAEALAGQPVAPTRNGGKPSLGQAFLKELWADNSFTVTLLAIVLAGVVAAVLMVLGDENTRQQWAYFFYQPGTTLQATWDLLSVSFGNLFKGSIVDPDTFSRWVYGMDGVTWQRVLYPISETLTAAAPLIFTGLAVALPFRAGLFNIGGQGQAIMGALAGGTAGFALGWSSPFGWIAATIAGALAGFLYGGLVGLLKARTGAHEVILTIMLNYVALYFMSWYIIQPWVKNPERSDAISKPIPPDSLYPKIFGTTASDTGLRANLAIVLAVLAAWAISWLLRRGTFGFELRAVGYNPDAAKTAGMKVGATLALTMAISGALAGLGGTSIAVGTAGALTVDMMGQVGFNGILVALLGRVKPWGVVAAGLLYGALTAGGSKMQTGGVATHADGTTVNIPGISNEIVGVIQALIVIFVAAPLLVRAIFKLRRSPSAAATVGLAKG, encoded by the coding sequence ATGAGCGAGCAAGATCCTCCCGTGGAGCCGGGTGGCGACGCTGACAGCGGGTCGGAGACCGGCGGCGGTCAGGCCTTCCCGGTCAACCCGACGCCCGTGCCGAGCGCGGCGCAGGCGGAGGCCCTGGCCGGCCAGCCGGTCGCGCCGACCAGGAACGGCGGCAAACCCAGCCTCGGTCAAGCCTTCCTCAAGGAGCTGTGGGCCGACAACAGCTTCACGGTGACGCTGCTCGCCATCGTGCTCGCCGGCGTCGTCGCGGCGGTCCTCATGGTGCTGGGCGACGAGAACACCCGGCAGCAGTGGGCGTACTTCTTCTATCAGCCGGGCACCACCCTGCAGGCGACCTGGGACCTGCTGAGCGTCTCGTTCGGCAACCTTTTCAAGGGTTCCATCGTCGACCCCGACACGTTCAGCCGCTGGGTCTACGGCATGGACGGGGTGACCTGGCAGCGGGTGCTCTACCCGATCTCCGAGACGCTCACCGCGGCGGCGCCGCTGATCTTCACCGGTCTGGCGGTCGCGCTCCCGTTCCGGGCCGGTCTGTTCAACATCGGTGGTCAGGGCCAGGCGATCATGGGTGCGCTGGCCGGTGGCACCGCTGGGTTCGCCCTCGGCTGGTCGTCGCCTTTCGGCTGGATCGCCGCGACCATCGCCGGTGCGCTGGCCGGTTTCCTCTACGGCGGACTCGTCGGCCTGCTCAAGGCGCGTACGGGCGCGCACGAGGTCATCCTGACGATCATGCTCAACTACGTCGCGCTGTACTTCATGAGCTGGTACATCATCCAGCCGTGGGTCAAGAACCCGGAGCGGAGCGACGCGATCAGCAAGCCGATCCCGCCCGACTCGTTGTATCCGAAGATCTTCGGCACGACGGCGTCGGACACCGGCCTGCGGGCCAACCTGGCGATCGTGCTGGCCGTCCTGGCCGCCTGGGCGATCTCCTGGCTGCTGCGCCGGGGCACGTTCGGCTTCGAGCTGCGGGCGGTCGGCTACAACCCCGACGCCGCCAAGACGGCGGGCATGAAGGTGGGCGCCACCCTCGCGCTGACCATGGCGATCTCGGGCGCGCTCGCCGGGCTCGGCGGCACCTCGATCGCGGTCGGCACGGCCGGCGCGCTGACCGTCGACATGATGGGCCAAGTCGGCTTCAACGGCATTCTGGTCGCACTGTTAGGCCGGGTGAAACCCTGGGGCGTCGTGGCGGCCGGTCTGCTCTACGGTGCGCTGACCGCGGGCGGCAGCAAGATGCAGACAGGTGGGGTGGCCACCCACGCCGACGGCACCACGGTCAACATCCCCGGCATCTCCAACGAGATCGTCGGCGTCATCCAGGCGCTGATCGTCATCTTCGTGGCGGCGCCGCTGCTCGTGCGGGCGATCTTCAAGCTGCGCCGTTCGCCCTCCGCGGCGGCCACCGTCGGACTGGCGAAGGGGTGA
- a CDS encoding ABC transporter ATP-binding protein has protein sequence MRLELRGITKRFGDLVANDQISLTVEPGEIHALLGENGAGKSTLMNVLYGLLQPDEGEILVDDKPIKIKGPSDAIAAGIGMVHQHFMLVPVFTVADNVMLGAELVKGGFLDHEKARKLVVDVSKEYGLPVDPDAVVEDLPIGVQQRVEIVKALTRDVDLLILDEPTAVLTPQETDDLLEVMRGLKRAGKSIVFITHKLREVKAVADRITVIRRGKTVGTAPPSAPESELAELMVGRDVLLRVHKDVAKPGEPVLTVEDLVVADDRGLQAVAGVSLEVRAGEVLGVAGVQGNGQTELVEAIMGLRPVASGKISLNGEPINSWRTRQTLDAGVGYIPEDRGVDGLVREFSVAENLVLDTYNQKPFGTKLALNPGKIDEGAKERIEHFDIRTRSAGYSVGTLSGGNQQKVIVAREISRDLKLLVASQPTRGVDVGSIEFIHKQIIAERDGGTAVLVVSSELDEVLSLADRVAVMYRGQVLAVVSPDIPRDQIGLLMAGVTQTETPEAGE, from the coding sequence CTGAGACTCGAACTGCGCGGCATCACCAAGCGCTTCGGTGACCTCGTCGCGAACGACCAGATCAGCCTCACCGTGGAGCCAGGCGAGATCCATGCCTTGCTCGGCGAGAACGGCGCCGGCAAGTCGACCTTGATGAACGTCCTCTACGGGCTGCTCCAGCCGGACGAGGGCGAGATCCTGGTCGACGACAAGCCCATCAAGATCAAGGGCCCGAGCGACGCCATCGCGGCCGGCATCGGCATGGTGCACCAGCACTTCATGCTCGTCCCGGTGTTCACCGTGGCCGACAACGTCATGCTCGGCGCGGAACTCGTCAAGGGCGGCTTCCTCGATCATGAGAAGGCCCGCAAGCTCGTCGTCGACGTGTCCAAGGAATATGGGCTGCCGGTCGATCCCGACGCCGTCGTCGAGGACCTGCCGATCGGCGTACAGCAGCGGGTGGAGATCGTCAAGGCGCTGACCCGCGACGTCGACCTGCTCATTCTCGACGAGCCGACCGCTGTGCTCACCCCGCAGGAGACCGACGACCTGCTCGAGGTCATGCGCGGGCTGAAGCGGGCCGGCAAGTCCATCGTCTTCATCACCCACAAGCTGCGCGAGGTGAAGGCGGTCGCCGACCGCATCACCGTCATCCGCCGCGGCAAGACCGTGGGTACCGCGCCGCCGTCGGCGCCCGAGTCGGAGCTGGCCGAGCTGATGGTCGGCCGCGACGTGCTCCTGCGGGTCCACAAGGACGTCGCGAAGCCGGGTGAGCCCGTGCTGACCGTGGAAGACCTGGTCGTCGCCGATGACCGCGGTCTGCAGGCGGTCGCCGGCGTCTCCCTGGAGGTACGCGCCGGCGAAGTGCTCGGCGTGGCCGGAGTGCAGGGCAACGGGCAGACCGAGCTGGTCGAGGCGATCATGGGCCTGCGCCCGGTGGCCTCCGGCAAGATCTCACTCAACGGGGAGCCCATCAACTCCTGGCGGACCCGGCAGACGCTGGACGCCGGGGTCGGTTACATCCCCGAGGACCGCGGGGTCGACGGCCTGGTCCGGGAGTTCTCGGTGGCCGAGAACCTCGTCCTGGACACCTACAACCAGAAGCCGTTCGGCACGAAGCTCGCCCTCAACCCCGGCAAGATCGACGAGGGCGCCAAGGAGCGGATCGAGCACTTCGACATCCGTACGCGCTCGGCCGGTTATTCGGTGGGCACGCTGTCCGGCGGCAACCAGCAGAAGGTGATCGTCGCCCGGGAGATCTCCCGCGACCTGAAGCTGCTGGTGGCGTCGCAGCCGACCCGAGGCGTGGACGTGGGCTCGATCGAGTTCATCCACAAGCAGATCATCGCCGAGCGCGACGGCGGCACCGCCGTCCTCGTCGTCTCCAGCGAACTGGACGAGGTGCTGTCGCTGGCCGACCGCGTCGCCGTGATGTACCGGGGCCAGGTGCTCGCCGTGGTCTCCCCGGACATCCCCCGCGACCAGATCGGCCTGCTGATGGCCGGCGTCACCCAGACCGAGACCCCGGAGGCAGGGGAATGA
- a CDS encoding BMP family lipoprotein, with protein sequence MKIAAFVAASGLALFAAACSKPAETPSGGSTSAAGAAFKACMVTDTGGIDDHSFNAGTWAGMEKAKGANSAIKTSYVASSAQSDYAPNLTNQASAGCQYIQAVGGLMADATTAAAKANPKIQFSIVDSGNGGQANIYPVQFETQQAAFLAGYLAAGYSKSGKVGTYGGMKIPPVTIFMDGFADGVKKYNEVKGKNVQVLGWDKAKQDGLFTNDFVKQDAGKAKSDALAAQGADVIMPVAGGAGLGTAANAGNKYTVIWVDSDGCNTTQYCSVMLSTVVKNMTDLVSEAVGKSATSNGALLPNTGSKGTLENNGVSLAPYHDFDSKIDATLKAEIDQLKADIIAGKITVTSPAQPK encoded by the coding sequence ATGAAGATTGCCGCGTTCGTCGCGGCCAGCGGCCTGGCGCTGTTCGCCGCCGCGTGTAGCAAGCCGGCCGAGACGCCGAGTGGCGGCTCGACCAGCGCCGCCGGTGCCGCATTCAAGGCGTGCATGGTCACTGACACGGGTGGCATCGACGACCACTCCTTCAACGCCGGCACCTGGGCGGGCATGGAGAAGGCCAAGGGCGCCAACTCCGCCATCAAGACCAGCTACGTCGCGTCCTCGGCGCAGTCGGACTACGCGCCGAACCTGACGAACCAGGCCAGCGCGGGCTGCCAGTACATCCAGGCCGTCGGCGGCCTGATGGCCGACGCGACCACCGCCGCGGCGAAGGCGAACCCGAAGATCCAGTTCTCCATCGTGGACTCGGGCAACGGCGGCCAGGCCAACATCTACCCGGTCCAGTTCGAGACCCAGCAGGCCGCGTTCCTGGCGGGCTACCTGGCCGCGGGCTACTCGAAGTCGGGCAAGGTCGGCACCTACGGCGGCATGAAGATCCCGCCGGTGACGATCTTCATGGACGGCTTCGCCGACGGCGTGAAGAAGTACAACGAGGTCAAGGGCAAGAACGTCCAGGTCCTCGGCTGGGACAAGGCCAAGCAGGACGGCCTGTTCACCAACGACTTCGTCAAGCAGGACGCCGGCAAGGCCAAGTCCGACGCGCTCGCCGCGCAGGGCGCCGACGTGATCATGCCGGTCGCCGGTGGCGCCGGTCTGGGCACCGCCGCGAACGCGGGCAACAAGTACACCGTCATCTGGGTGGACTCGGACGGCTGCAACACCACGCAGTACTGCTCCGTCATGCTCAGCACGGTCGTCAAGAACATGACCGACCTGGTGTCCGAGGCCGTCGGCAAGTCCGCGACCTCGAACGGTGCGCTGCTGCCGAACACGGGCTCGAAGGGCACGCTGGAGAACAACGGCGTCTCGCTGGCTCCGTACCACGACTTCGACTCCAAGATCGACGCCACTCTGAAGGCCGAGATCGACCAGCTGAAGGCGGACATCATCGCCGGCAAGATCACGGTCACCTCGCCGGCTCAGCCGAAGTGA
- a CDS encoding glycoside hydrolase family 13 protein — MRLIDQPHHDGSPLYVSTARPALGETVTLRVRVPAASRVREVWLRGTPDGEPRFLPVRHHEGEWWVIHYEVRNPVTNYRFYFLREEGEPVWLTAAGIVAGDLTDATDFRLVAYDAPAEWMTDAIVYQIFPDRYARSTSAGTLDKDDLPDWALPREWDLDEVIGRGPGTAEQFFGGDLDGVVEHLDHIQALGVNTVYLTPIFPARSNHRYDASTFDVVDPLLGGDDALRRLAEAVHARGMRLIGDITTNHCGDAHEWFRAAAEDPNSPEREMFYFGPDYGLADGDYESWNGVKSLPKLNWGSTLTRERMIGVLRKWLHAPDGSPLLDGWRVDVANMTGRRADENRTHEVAALLRREIVAVRPDAMLVAEHMHDSTGDVDRDGWQGTMNYGGFTRPIWTWLCEPDTPNDYFFGTPGGVPRRTAESVLDTVHSFGGRMSWRTLVHSWNPLDSHDSARMRTVAGTRERHLVAVALQMTMPGTPMVFAGDEFGLTGWNGENSRTPMPWNRASDQDQETLSAYKSLVRLRTEQPALRRGGLRWVYAAADTLAFLRESPEETLLVVARRAAGEALDLGVGGAGEALGRAARSAVSVNLYGGADLVAGVVPAATGPDVQVWRLA; from the coding sequence ATGCGTCTGATCGATCAACCCCATCACGACGGTTCGCCGCTCTACGTCTCCACCGCCCGCCCCGCGCTGGGCGAGACCGTGACGCTGCGGGTACGCGTACCCGCAGCGTCACGGGTCCGAGAGGTCTGGTTGCGGGGCACCCCGGACGGCGAACCGCGCTTCCTCCCCGTACGCCATCACGAGGGCGAGTGGTGGGTCATCCATTACGAGGTGCGGAACCCGGTCACGAACTACCGGTTCTACTTCCTCCGCGAGGAGGGCGAGCCGGTGTGGCTGACCGCCGCCGGGATCGTGGCCGGGGACCTCACCGACGCCACCGACTTCCGGCTGGTCGCCTACGACGCTCCGGCGGAGTGGATGACCGACGCGATCGTCTACCAGATCTTCCCGGACCGCTACGCCCGGTCAACCAGCGCCGGGACGCTGGACAAGGACGACCTGCCGGACTGGGCGCTGCCCCGGGAATGGGACCTCGACGAGGTGATCGGCCGTGGGCCGGGCACCGCCGAGCAGTTCTTCGGCGGCGACCTGGACGGCGTCGTCGAGCACCTGGACCACATCCAGGCGCTCGGCGTGAACACGGTGTACCTGACGCCGATCTTCCCGGCCCGGTCCAACCACCGGTATGACGCTTCCACCTTCGACGTGGTGGATCCGCTGCTCGGCGGGGACGACGCGCTGCGCCGGCTGGCCGAGGCGGTGCACGCCCGGGGCATGCGGCTGATCGGCGACATCACGACCAACCACTGCGGAGACGCGCACGAGTGGTTCCGGGCCGCCGCCGAGGATCCGAACTCGCCTGAGCGCGAGATGTTCTACTTCGGCCCGGACTACGGCCTGGCCGACGGGGACTACGAGTCGTGGAACGGGGTCAAGAGCCTGCCCAAGCTCAACTGGGGCAGCACGCTGACCCGGGAGCGGATGATCGGCGTACTGCGGAAGTGGCTGCACGCCCCGGACGGGTCGCCGCTGCTCGACGGCTGGCGGGTGGACGTGGCGAACATGACCGGCCGCCGCGCCGACGAGAACCGTACGCACGAGGTCGCGGCATTGCTGCGCCGGGAGATCGTCGCCGTGCGCCCGGACGCGATGCTGGTCGCCGAGCACATGCACGACTCGACCGGCGACGTCGACCGGGACGGCTGGCAGGGCACCATGAACTACGGCGGGTTCACCCGGCCGATCTGGACCTGGCTCTGCGAACCCGACACCCCCAACGACTACTTCTTCGGCACCCCGGGCGGGGTTCCGCGGCGTACGGCGGAATCGGTGCTGGACACCGTGCACTCCTTCGGCGGCCGGATGTCCTGGCGCACCCTGGTGCACTCGTGGAACCCGCTGGACTCGCACGACTCGGCCCGGATGCGGACGGTCGCCGGAACCCGTGAGCGGCACCTGGTGGCCGTCGCGCTCCAGATGACCATGCCGGGTACGCCGATGGTCTTCGCCGGTGACGAGTTCGGCCTGACCGGCTGGAACGGGGAGAACTCGCGGACGCCGATGCCGTGGAACCGGGCAAGCGATCAGGATCAGGAGACGCTTTCGGCGTACAAGTCGCTGGTGAGACTGCGCACCGAGCAGCCTGCGCTGCGCCGCGGCGGCCTGCGCTGGGTGTACGCCGCCGCCGACACGCTTGCCTTCCTGCGCGAGTCGCCGGAGGAGACGCTGCTGGTCGTGGCCCGGCGTGCAGCCGGCGAGGCACTCGACTTGGGCGTCGGCGGAGCTGGGGAGGCTCTCGGCCGAGCCGCCAGAAGTGCAGTCAGTGTGAATCTCTACGGCGGCGCGGACCTCGTGGCGGGCGTCGTTCCCGCGGCGACCGGGCCGGACGTGCAGGTGTGGCGACTGGCGTAA